One genomic region from Methanoculleus thermophilus encodes:
- a CDS encoding YcaO-related McrA-glycine thioamidation protein, which yields MIRLQSCRKAYIRETQRTVPPEETLRLARARLPAAGITRVADITNLDRIGIPVFSSIRPTAEEGAISVYNGKGATPVEAEVSAMMEGIERYSSEIRDRETIIGRYSEVSAERTAINPEDLILPPLVPADMAIPWVEGYDIVQEEEVLVPAHAVFHPLPVTYGRLFRTNTNGLASGNTLEEATFHALMEVVERDAWSLVEVTRNTGPRIEGIDNGLAADLLAKFAAAGVEVTLKDITSDIGIPTVAAVADDVVLKDPTLLTIGMGSHTSAYIAVLRALTEVAQSRLTQIHGAREDTDKADIRKKIGYERTKRLNRHWFAECETIEFSSMPSFDSDDFLTDINHVIGRLKSAGLSRVIVVDLTRPEIGIPVVRVIVPGLEMYAMDQDRMGRRCHEARSRRLSRSQL from the coding sequence ATGATTCGGCTGCAATCGTGTCGGAAGGCTTACATCAGGGAGACCCAGCGCACGGTCCCGCCTGAAGAGACGCTCCGGCTTGCGCGGGCGCGACTCCCGGCAGCCGGGATCACCCGGGTTGCCGATATCACGAACCTCGACCGGATTGGAATCCCGGTCTTCTCGAGCATCCGGCCGACCGCCGAGGAGGGGGCGATCTCGGTCTATAACGGTAAAGGCGCCACCCCGGTTGAGGCTGAGGTCTCGGCGATGATGGAGGGGATCGAGCGCTATTCCAGTGAGATCAGGGATCGGGAGACCATCATCGGGCGGTACAGCGAGGTCTCGGCAGAGAGGACGGCGATCAATCCTGAGGACCTGATCCTCCCTCCCCTGGTTCCGGCTGATATGGCAATCCCCTGGGTTGAGGGGTACGATATCGTTCAGGAGGAAGAGGTGCTTGTTCCCGCTCATGCGGTCTTTCATCCCCTCCCGGTGACCTACGGGCGCCTCTTTAGGACCAACACGAACGGGCTTGCTTCAGGAAACACCCTCGAGGAGGCGACCTTCCACGCCCTGATGGAGGTGGTCGAGCGTGATGCCTGGTCACTTGTGGAGGTGACCCGGAACACCGGTCCCCGGATCGAGGGGATCGATAACGGCCTTGCTGCCGATCTGCTTGCGAAATTCGCGGCCGCCGGGGTCGAGGTCACCCTCAAGGACATCACGAGCGATATCGGGATCCCCACGGTGGCCGCAGTGGCCGACGACGTGGTGCTCAAGGATCCGACGCTTCTCACGATCGGGATGGGGTCGCACACGAGCGCCTATATTGCGGTCCTCCGGGCGCTCACGGAGGTTGCGCAGAGCAGACTGACGCAGATTCACGGTGCGAGGGAAGATACCGATAAGGCTGACATCCGTAAAAAGATCGGATACGAGCGGACGAAGCGGCTGAACCGGCACTGGTTCGCTGAGTGCGAGACGATCGAGTTCTCGTCCATGCCCTCGTTTGACAGCGATGACTTCCTCACCGACATCAACCATGTTATAGGCCGCCTGAAGAGTGCGGGGCTCTCCCGGGTGATCGTGGTCGACCTCACCCGACCGGAGATCGGGATTCCGGTCGTCCGGGTGATTGTTCCGGGGCTTGAGATGTATGCGATGGATCAGGACCGGATGGGGCGGAGGTGCCATGAAGCGCGGAGTCGTCGTCTTTCTCGGTCCCAGTTGTGA
- a CDS encoding TfuA-related McrA-glycine thioamidation protein translates to MKRGVVVFLGPSCDLAAAREILDADYRPPAKRGDITRAVEDGARVIGLIDGVFFQDCAVAHREVLAALRAGVRVVGASSMGALRAAELDSLGMEGVGEIYRAYRDGRLVADDEVALLFDPETFVPLSEPLVNIRATIQRALECGAIGADAAKALLDAARGLYFPDRTYDAIVEAAEGKAYPKDLARFLAFAEEHPVDRKREDAILALRYIRDITEGVEPAGSTLPPGAP, encoded by the coding sequence ATGAAGCGCGGAGTCGTCGTCTTTCTCGGTCCCAGTTGTGACCTTGCGGCCGCCCGGGAGATCCTCGACGCCGATTACCGCCCTCCGGCAAAACGGGGCGACATAACCCGGGCCGTCGAAGATGGGGCACGGGTCATCGGGCTCATCGACGGCGTCTTCTTCCAGGACTGCGCGGTCGCCCATCGTGAGGTCCTTGCCGCGCTCCGGGCCGGGGTACGGGTCGTCGGCGCCTCCAGTATGGGAGCGCTCCGGGCCGCAGAACTGGACAGTCTTGGAATGGAGGGCGTCGGGGAGATCTACCGGGCCTATCGGGATGGGAGGCTCGTCGCCGACGACGAGGTGGCGCTTCTTTTCGACCCCGAGACGTTTGTGCCGCTCTCGGAGCCGCTCGTGAACATCCGGGCGACAATTCAGCGGGCGCTTGAGTGCGGCGCGATCGGGGCCGATGCAGCCAAGGCGCTCCTTGACGCGGCCCGGGGGCTCTACTTCCCCGACCGGACCTACGATGCGATCGTCGAGGCCGCTGAAGGAAAAGCCTACCCAAAAGATCTCGCTCGATTCCTGGCCTTTGCCGAAGAGCATCCCGTCGACAGGAAACGGGAAGACGCTATTTTAGCGCTCCGATACATCAGAGATATCACCGAAGGCGTTGAACCGGCCGGTTCAACGCTCCCACCCGGAGCGCCGTAG
- a CDS encoding DUF5591 domain-containing protein produces the protein MQKDRMRPGATGSHRVVEVVQDRHGNLIEIYDPPFYRKEFEDAYRFIIDDYQVTPREIGLFLPCAVRKPYSQSPSHKLFRRIIDGVLAPEDYHIVIFGTCGTVPAELECMYPYQNYHYMLGKTTDERIRRDFHRIEVYRLKGYLEKTRETYRHRLAYCIGPFRKAMVEAMEETGIAVDLLPSDPMIERLYDIDCPFPEGSLSMQGYIDEFREGLERLAEKIHAGETAALEGSTERHRPVRA, from the coding sequence ATGCAGAAGGATCGGATGAGGCCGGGTGCGACGGGGAGCCACCGTGTCGTCGAGGTTGTGCAGGACAGGCATGGGAATCTGATCGAGATATACGACCCGCCGTTCTACCGTAAAGAGTTCGAGGATGCGTATCGGTTCATCATCGACGACTACCAGGTGACACCAAGGGAGATCGGCCTCTTTCTCCCCTGCGCCGTGCGGAAACCCTACAGCCAGAGCCCGAGCCACAAACTCTTCCGGCGGATCATCGATGGCGTCCTTGCCCCGGAGGACTACCATATCGTCATCTTCGGCACCTGCGGAACCGTCCCTGCGGAGCTCGAGTGCATGTATCCTTACCAGAACTACCATTACATGCTCGGCAAGACCACGGACGAGCGGATCCGGCGGGACTTCCACCGGATCGAGGTTTACCGGCTCAAAGGCTACCTTGAGAAGACCCGCGAGACCTATCGCCACAGGCTTGCCTACTGCATCGGGCCGTTCCGGAAGGCCATGGTCGAGGCCATGGAGGAGACCGGGATCGCCGTCGACCTCCTCCCATCTGATCCCATGATCGAGCGGCTCTACGACATCGACTGCCCGTTTCCTGAAGGCAGCCTCTCGATGCAGGGCTACATCGACGAATTCCGCGAAGGGCTTGAGAGGCTGGCTGAGAAGATACACGCCGGGGAGACGGCGGCTCTGGAAGGGAGCACTGAACGGCACCGGCCGGTGAGGGCGTGA
- a CDS encoding ubiquitin-like small modifier protein 1, giving the protein MQIRVRTFARFREILGGDLAIDLPDGATMAAVLAALRGRAGEEGDAVFDESGGLREYVILMHNGKRVRRTEAATLALADGDEVALFPPVAGG; this is encoded by the coding sequence ATGCAGATTCGGGTCAGGACTTTCGCCCGGTTTCGGGAGATCCTCGGGGGCGACCTCGCGATCGATCTCCCCGACGGGGCGACAATGGCGGCGGTTCTCGCCGCGCTCCGGGGCCGTGCCGGAGAAGAAGGCGATGCAGTCTTTGATGAGAGTGGTGGACTCCGGGAATACGTGATACTGATGCACAACGGCAAGCGTGTGCGGCGCACCGAAGCCGCAACGCTCGCGCTCGCCGATGGCGACGAGGTTGCGCTCTTCCCGCCGGTTGCGGGCGGATGA
- the uvrA gene encoding excinuclease ABC subunit UvrA yields the protein MKKIIIKGAREHNLNNISVELPRDRLIVLTGVSGSGKSTLAFDTIYAEGQRRYVESLSAYARQFLGLMQKPDVDSIDGLSPAISIEQKTTSKNPRSTVGTVTEIYDYLRLLFARIGTPFCPEHHIPIEAQSPEKIADRIASTMAGTVTILAPIVRQKKGTYQQLFKDLDREGYTRVRVNGEIHRTDEEITLERYRKHDIDLVIDRLSLDERSRLVEAIENALAKSEGLVIALDEDGNEEIFSALMACPICGIAFEELQPRMFSFNSPFGACEECNGLGIKMEFDPDLIIPDKSKSIAEGAVALYRNFLDGYRNQYLSAVAKHFGFSVLTPIKDLTEEQYQVLMFGSPEHLRLSMRMKNGDTWSRSGTWEGLAPQAERLYNQTKSEYRRHELEKFMRVLPCPKCGGKRLKDKVLAVKVAGKSIVDVTDLSVTKALSFFRTLDLTESEREIARQILKEIIARLEFLEQVGVGYLTLSRSAGSLSGGEAQRIRLATQIGSNLTGVLYVLDEPSIGLHQRDNRKLLETLQHLRDLGNTLVVVEHDEETIRSADWVVDMGPGAGLHGGNVVAEGPPEAIAANPASLTGRYLSGDLKIEVPKTRRRSDRFIRLEGCRANNLKNIDVNIPIGVLTVVTGVSGSGKSTLIYETLYRALMQRLYKSREPPGEHESLTLDDEIDKVIVIDQSPIGRTPRSNPATYTKVFDEIRKVFAETKEAKVRGYNPGRFSFNVKGGRCEACQGEGLIKIEMNFLPDVYVECEECKGTRYNRETLEVKYWGKSIADVLDMSVEEAIELFENVPSIRSKLETLSRVGLGYIKLGQSSTTLSGGEAQRIKLTRELSKRATGKTIYLLDEPTTGLHFQDVKNLISVLDDLVARGNTMVVIEHNLDVIKSADYIIDLGPEGGDAGGEIVATGTPEEVALVERSHTGAFLKEILKSP from the coding sequence ATGAAGAAGATCATCATCAAGGGAGCCCGGGAGCACAACCTCAACAATATTAGTGTCGAACTCCCGCGCGACCGGCTCATCGTCCTCACCGGTGTATCCGGATCGGGGAAATCCACGCTTGCCTTCGATACCATCTATGCCGAAGGGCAGCGACGTTACGTGGAGTCGCTTTCCGCCTACGCGCGGCAGTTTCTCGGGCTGATGCAGAAGCCGGACGTCGATAGCATCGACGGCCTCTCGCCTGCAATCTCCATCGAGCAGAAGACGACCTCCAAGAACCCCCGGAGTACCGTCGGCACCGTCACCGAGATCTACGATTACCTGCGGCTCCTCTTCGCCCGGATAGGGACGCCGTTCTGCCCGGAGCATCATATCCCTATCGAGGCCCAGTCACCGGAGAAGATCGCCGACCGCATAGCCTCCACGATGGCCGGGACGGTCACAATCCTCGCCCCGATCGTCCGACAGAAGAAGGGTACTTACCAGCAGCTCTTCAAGGACCTCGACCGCGAGGGCTACACCCGCGTCCGGGTCAACGGCGAGATCCACCGGACCGACGAGGAGATCACCCTTGAACGCTACCGTAAGCACGACATCGATCTGGTCATCGATCGTCTCTCTCTTGACGAGCGGTCAAGACTCGTCGAGGCGATCGAGAACGCCCTTGCGAAGTCCGAAGGACTCGTCATCGCTCTCGACGAGGACGGCAACGAAGAGATCTTCTCGGCGCTCATGGCCTGCCCGATCTGCGGGATTGCGTTCGAGGAACTTCAGCCCCGGATGTTCTCCTTCAACAGCCCATTCGGCGCCTGTGAGGAGTGCAACGGGCTCGGGATCAAGATGGAGTTCGATCCCGACCTGATCATCCCGGACAAGAGCAAGTCCATCGCCGAAGGCGCCGTCGCGCTCTACCGGAACTTCCTTGACGGTTACCGGAATCAGTACCTCAGCGCCGTCGCAAAACACTTTGGGTTCTCGGTCTTAACACCGATCAAAGACCTCACCGAGGAGCAGTACCAGGTGCTGATGTTCGGCTCACCCGAGCACCTCCGCCTCTCGATGAGGATGAAGAACGGGGACACATGGTCGCGTTCCGGGACTTGGGAAGGGCTCGCCCCGCAGGCTGAGCGGCTCTACAACCAGACCAAGTCAGAATACCGGCGTCACGAACTCGAGAAGTTCATGCGGGTCCTCCCCTGTCCGAAGTGCGGGGGCAAAAGACTCAAAGATAAAGTCCTCGCCGTGAAGGTCGCCGGGAAGTCCATCGTCGATGTAACCGACCTCTCGGTCACGAAAGCGCTCTCGTTCTTCCGGACGCTGGACCTCACCGAGAGCGAGCGCGAGATTGCACGACAGATCCTAAAAGAGATCATCGCCCGGCTTGAGTTCCTGGAGCAGGTCGGTGTCGGCTACCTGACACTCTCGCGGAGCGCCGGGAGCCTCTCCGGCGGGGAAGCCCAGAGAATACGCCTTGCGACACAGATTGGGTCGAACCTGACCGGGGTCCTCTACGTTCTCGACGAGCCCTCCATCGGGCTGCACCAGCGTGACAACAGGAAACTTCTCGAGACCCTGCAGCACCTCCGCGACCTCGGCAACACTCTTGTCGTGGTGGAGCACGACGAGGAGACGATCCGGAGCGCCGACTGGGTCGTGGATATGGGACCCGGGGCCGGGCTCCACGGCGGCAACGTCGTCGCGGAAGGGCCGCCGGAGGCTATCGCGGCAAACCCGGCCTCGCTCACGGGTCGCTACCTCTCCGGCGACCTCAAGATCGAGGTCCCCAAGACCCGCCGGCGGAGCGACCGGTTTATCCGTCTTGAGGGCTGTCGGGCGAACAACCTCAAGAATATCGATGTGAATATCCCCATCGGCGTCCTGACGGTCGTCACCGGGGTCTCGGGTTCGGGGAAGTCCACGCTCATCTACGAGACGCTTTACCGGGCGCTGATGCAGAGGCTCTATAAGTCGCGGGAGCCACCGGGAGAGCACGAGAGCCTCACGCTCGACGACGAGATCGATAAGGTGATCGTCATCGATCAGAGCCCCATCGGGCGGACGCCGCGCTCAAACCCGGCGACCTATACCAAGGTCTTTGATGAGATCCGGAAGGTCTTTGCGGAGACCAAGGAGGCGAAGGTCCGTGGATACAATCCCGGCCGGTTCTCGTTCAACGTCAAAGGCGGACGGTGCGAGGCCTGCCAGGGCGAGGGGCTCATCAAGATCGAGATGAACTTCCTCCCCGATGTCTACGTCGAGTGCGAGGAGTGCAAAGGGACTCGCTACAACCGCGAGACCCTCGAGGTGAAATACTGGGGCAAATCCATCGCCGATGTCCTCGATATGAGCGTCGAGGAGGCGATTGAACTCTTTGAGAACGTTCCCTCGATCAGGAGCAAACTCGAGACGCTCTCAAGGGTGGGGCTTGGCTACATCAAACTCGGCCAGAGTTCCACCACCCTCTCGGGCGGCGAGGCCCAGCGGATCAAACTGACCCGGGAACTCTCAAAACGGGCCACAGGGAAGACGATCTACCTCCTCGACGAACCGACGACCGGGCTGCACTTCCAAGACGTGAAGAATCTGATCAGCGTCCTCGATGATCTGGTGGCCCGCGGGAACACGATGGTTGTGATCGAGCACAACCTGGATGTCATCAAGTCCGCCGATTACATCATCGACCTCGGCCCCGAAGGCGGGGACGCCGGCGGCGAGATTGTCGCTACGGGAACCCCGGAGGAGGTCGCTCTGGTCGAGAGGAGCCACACGGGTGCGTTCTTAAAGGAAATCTTAAAATCACCATGA
- a CDS encoding GNAT family N-acetyltransferase: MTTELIEDGDVWDTFVDESASGRLFHKWDFLKITEKHTGFRFLPYGVFKGNELICVFPLFEKQIHGFNVLLSPPPLQSVVPYLGFVMGRRYDTAKQSKKESMLAIVAKDIKEELAALAPNYLAITQVPGFIDVRPLLREGYNARIHFSYVIDLEPQLAEIWNGFSSNLRTKLRKVEKNGYRLEKSTDLSVFYSRIAERFSEPEMNIPMISRTYFEDLFRAYPDELGLYYLYDGDDVVTGLQATQEYKIFTLWVGAPKITALPGNEYLQWLLLQKAKKEGYRKMENIGANNENLNLFKSKFNPSLTLFLELSREDLFGRIARWTYSTIASKGPMKRKVLAYIE; the protein is encoded by the coding sequence ATGACGACGGAACTTATCGAAGACGGCGACGTCTGGGATACTTTTGTAGATGAGAGCGCTTCAGGCCGCCTCTTCCACAAATGGGACTTTCTGAAGATTACGGAGAAGCACACCGGCTTTCGATTTCTCCCCTACGGGGTCTTTAAGGGCAACGAGTTGATCTGCGTCTTTCCGCTCTTTGAAAAGCAGATACACGGGTTCAACGTCCTCCTCTCCCCACCTCCTCTCCAATCGGTAGTACCGTATCTCGGGTTCGTTATGGGTCGCCGTTACGACACTGCCAAACAGAGCAAGAAGGAATCGATGCTGGCAATTGTTGCGAAAGACATCAAGGAAGAACTCGCGGCTCTGGCTCCGAACTACCTCGCCATAACCCAGGTGCCGGGATTCATCGACGTCAGGCCTCTTCTCCGGGAGGGGTATAACGCGCGGATCCATTTCTCGTACGTCATCGACCTTGAGCCGCAGCTTGCGGAGATCTGGAACGGCTTCTCCTCGAACCTCCGGACCAAACTCAGAAAAGTAGAGAAGAACGGCTACCGTCTCGAGAAGAGCACCGACCTCTCGGTCTTCTACTCCAGGATCGCAGAGCGGTTCAGTGAACCAGAGATGAACATCCCGATGATCAGCCGGACCTACTTCGAGGATCTCTTTCGAGCGTACCCCGACGAGCTCGGACTCTACTACCTCTACGACGGCGACGACGTCGTGACGGGTTTGCAGGCCACCCAGGAGTACAAGATCTTCACCCTGTGGGTGGGAGCCCCAAAGATTACAGCATTGCCGGGGAACGAGTATCTTCAATGGCTCCTCCTCCAGAAGGCAAAGAAAGAAGGATACCGGAAGATGGAGAATATCGGGGCGAACAACGAGAACTTGAACCTCTTCAAGTCCAAGTTCAATCCCTCCCTCACCCTCTTTCTGGAACTGAGCCGGGAGGACCTCTTCGGCAGGATTGCCCGGTGGACCTACAGCACCATTGCGAGCAAAGGCCCGATGAAGCGCAAGGTTCTCGCATACATCGAGTGA
- a CDS encoding PIN domain-containing protein, with protein MTAVCIDTNLFIELYESGEDPMEIFLDIGALKEHLVFPDIIIDEFLRNRSKVLDRVADTIRRWETEEVRLPSIIRGNPNVAVLQRAGEEYNRAADALYNDIQDMITGLLADPVARAFTELTGDPAVRILRRTEELVNRAHRRKLLGNPPKSTGTETIGDELIWETLLENLGEDLVFVTRDRTYQYHTAYLVQEYRERTKSNLTITDRISDALRLIERPPSQALIRFEGWEEEAGR; from the coding sequence ATGACTGCAGTGTGCATTGACACGAACCTCTTTATCGAGCTCTATGAATCTGGCGAGGATCCAATGGAGATCTTCCTTGATATCGGGGCACTTAAAGAGCATCTCGTCTTTCCCGATATCATCATCGATGAGTTCCTCCGCAACCGCTCAAAAGTTCTCGACCGGGTCGCAGATACCATACGAAGATGGGAGACCGAGGAGGTCCGCCTGCCGTCCATCATACGGGGGAACCCGAACGTTGCAGTGCTGCAACGGGCCGGGGAGGAGTACAACCGTGCTGCTGACGCCCTCTACAACGACATCCAGGATATGATTACCGGATTACTCGCTGATCCGGTGGCCCGGGCTTTCACCGAGCTCACCGGTGATCCGGCCGTGCGAATTCTTCGTCGGACGGAAGAACTCGTCAACCGGGCTCACCGTCGAAAACTCCTCGGCAATCCCCCCAAGTCTACCGGAACGGAGACCATCGGCGACGAACTCATCTGGGAGACGCTTCTGGAGAATCTTGGGGAGGACCTGGTCTTTGTCACCCGCGATCGGACATACCAATACCACACCGCCTATCTCGTGCAGGAATACCGGGAGAGGACCAAAAGCAACCTCACAATCACCGATAGGATATCCGATGCCTTGAGGCTCATCGAAAGACCCCCGTCCCAGGCGCTGATCAGGTTCGAAGGCTGGGAAGAGGAGGCCGGGAGGTAG
- the rbcL gene encoding type III ribulose-bisphosphate carboxylase, which translates to MAIDWYREFVDLDHTPGPDELVALYYFEPAAGISREEAVGRIASESSTGTWTTLFTLPPRMRALQAKAFEIEGNYVKIAYPLALWEEGNAAQLLSGIAGNVFGMKALDNLRLIDVSLPAEYLRHFKGPHFGIEGIRDMMKVRGRPLTGAVPKPKVGFTAEEHAEVGYETWMGGFDFVKDDENLTSLSFNRFEDRVRAMAKMRDRAEQETGERKSAFINITADTETMKKRAEMLADYGWNYAMIDVVVAGTAAVATLRDYCSDLGLAIHAHRAMHAAFDRTEKHGITMQFLAKVMRLIGVSQIHTGTAVGKLVGTRAEATLLADILREKHINAVDHMALEQDWGKIKNAFPVSSGGLHPGLVPDVLDIYGTELVLLVSGGIHGHPKGTRAGAEAVMQAIEAWKDGETLEEKAKKAPALAEALEKWGYYKPK; encoded by the coding sequence ATGGCGATTGACTGGTATCGTGAGTTTGTTGACTTAGACCACACTCCTGGGCCGGATGAACTTGTAGCCCTCTACTACTTCGAGCCGGCGGCAGGGATCAGCCGCGAGGAGGCGGTGGGGAGAATCGCCTCCGAGAGTTCGACCGGGACCTGGACCACGCTCTTTACTCTGCCTCCCCGGATGCGGGCTCTCCAGGCGAAGGCGTTTGAGATCGAGGGGAACTACGTAAAGATTGCCTATCCGCTCGCCCTCTGGGAGGAGGGGAATGCCGCCCAGCTCTTAAGCGGGATTGCCGGGAACGTCTTCGGGATGAAAGCGCTTGACAACCTCCGCCTGATCGATGTCTCTCTCCCGGCTGAGTATCTCCGTCACTTCAAGGGGCCGCATTTCGGCATCGAGGGGATCCGGGATATGATGAAGGTCCGTGGACGGCCGCTCACGGGTGCGGTCCCGAAACCGAAGGTGGGGTTCACGGCAGAGGAGCACGCCGAGGTCGGCTACGAGACCTGGATGGGCGGATTCGACTTCGTCAAGGACGATGAGAACCTGACGTCCCTCTCGTTCAACCGGTTCGAGGACCGTGTCCGGGCGATGGCGAAGATGCGCGATCGGGCCGAGCAGGAGACCGGCGAGAGAAAGTCCGCGTTCATCAACATCACGGCCGATACGGAGACGATGAAGAAACGGGCCGAGATGCTTGCCGATTACGGCTGGAACTACGCGATGATCGACGTCGTGGTCGCCGGGACGGCGGCTGTTGCGACCCTGCGGGACTACTGTTCCGATCTCGGGCTTGCCATCCATGCCCACCGGGCGATGCACGCAGCCTTCGATCGGACCGAGAAGCATGGGATCACGATGCAGTTCCTGGCGAAGGTGATGCGCCTTATCGGTGTCTCGCAGATCCACACCGGAACCGCTGTCGGGAAACTGGTCGGCACCCGGGCGGAGGCCACGCTGCTCGCGGACATTCTCCGGGAGAAGCACATAAACGCCGTCGACCACATGGCCCTTGAGCAGGACTGGGGCAAGATCAAGAATGCCTTCCCCGTCTCGTCGGGCGGTCTCCACCCTGGGCTTGTGCCCGACGTGCTCGACATCTACGGCACAGAACTCGTCCTCCTTGTCAGCGGCGGCATCCATGGCCACCCGAAGGGCACCCGGGCGGGCGCCGAGGCGGTCATGCAGGCGATCGAGGCCTGGAAGGATGGGGAGACGCTCGAGGAGAAGGCGAAGAAGGCTCCCGCACTTGCGGAGGCGCTGGAGAAGTGGGGGTATTATAAGCCGAAGTGA
- a CDS encoding molybdenum cofactor biosynthesis protein MoaE — protein MISVTRENFDINAVIDQIRRPDMGALVTFLGVVRDDGGIEEMELEAYEEVAVKELEAIRDEAFRKFPIGAVEIVHRIGRLRVGENILLIVVGAGHRKEAFDACEYILERIKQSVPIWKKEIRSEGERWVPGESTGDDA, from the coding sequence ATGATCAGCGTAACAAGGGAGAACTTTGACATCAATGCAGTTATCGACCAGATAAGGAGGCCCGATATGGGCGCCCTGGTCACCTTCCTCGGCGTCGTCAGGGATGACGGCGGGATCGAGGAGATGGAACTTGAAGCCTACGAGGAGGTCGCGGTTAAAGAACTTGAGGCGATCCGGGACGAGGCATTTCGGAAATTCCCGATTGGGGCCGTCGAGATCGTCCACCGGATTGGACGGCTCCGGGTCGGCGAGAATATTCTCCTCATCGTCGTTGGCGCCGGCCACCGGAAGGAGGCCTTCGATGCTTGTGAGTATATCCTTGAGCGGATCAAGCAGAGTGTGCCGATCTGGAAGAAGGAGATCAGGAGCGAGGGTGAACGCTGGGTTCCGGGCGAATCAACCGGGGATGACGCATGA